GAGGAAAAGCTGTAGATCATTCTTCTCTTTCTCAGCCAACCAAGGTCCGCGAGTTTGCCAACAAGAAGAAGTGCCGGCACTGTACCCAGGCCGAAAGCAAACATCAACCCGCCCCCAACCACAGCGCCGCCAATGGTGGTGTGCGCCTCCATGCCGGCCCGAGCTGCCGTAATCAGAGCAGTATACACCGGGCCGCATGGCAATAAGCCCAGCACCAGGCCCAAGGGCAAACATGCGAACAGGGAGCGGCTGGCCAGAGATTTTCGCAGCACGGATGAAAACACTTCAGAGCCGCCGTCATAGTCGGCAAATATTCTCCCGCCAGGCAGCCATCCCGCCATGGCGAGCCCCATGACAACGATCACCACCCCGGCAAAGATCATTACCCCCTTCTGCATTCCTGCAATCCTGCTGGTCACTGCAGTGAACGATCCTGTAACGCCCATCAGCCCCCCAAGCAGAGTGTAAGTGGTAACTCGTCCGGCACTGTAGAGCAGATGAGCAGGAAGCACGTTGCGACCTCGAAGAGTCAGCGACAACGAGACTGCAATCGGACCGCACATGCCGATGCAGTGTCCCAAGCCGACAGCAAAGCCTGTAGAGAGAAGAACAAAATAGAGCGTCTCAGTAGATGACGTCAAAGATGAACTCCTGAGATCGCGCACCGGGGACAGTGATGGTAGCCTTCCAGGTACGGCGTCCACTGGAACAGTGCCTTCGCAGGTAGAAGCCGGTTCTGCAGTCTAATATACTTACCCCTCACTTTCAACCAGTGAAAATAGAGGTACGGGGATGAATTATTGTAGAATGACCGCAGTATGGATATCTGTTCAATTTCTCAGATCTGAAACAATTCCAGAGCGAAGCGGATTCAAAAGGATATACCGCACCAATTTTATCAGGTAGGCGTCTTCCTGACAGAGGCTTGACTGTAGATAAAATAGAAACGCATAAAGTCATCCCCGCTCCCCATTTGGCTTGTATTCAGGTTATTGATGATTACAGTTATAACTATCTGGAGAGTGATAGAATAACTATGTTGTCTTGTATGTTGGGTAGGATTTACCCAGGAGGCTGAACATGGGCATATTGCTTTATATAGAGGCGTCTCCTCGCAAGGAGCGCTCCAGCTCCATTGAGGTGGCCAGGAGCTTTATCGATGAATATCAGCGCACCCATTCTGCAGATATTGTGGACACCCTCGACCTGTGGAACACGACTCTACCGGAATTTGATGGAGATGTAGTCGAGGCTAAATATCTTATTCTCCATGGCGAGCAGGTTGCCGACAGCCAGCGCCGGGCCTGGGCCGAAGTAGAGCAGGTGATCTCACGCTTTACAGGCGCCGACAAGTACCTGTTCTCTTTGCCCATGTGGAATTTTGGTATTCCGTACAAGCTCAAGCACTACTTCGACGTGCTGGTACAGCCCACCTATACCTTCAACTTCAGCCCACAAGAAGGATACCATGGGCTGGTAGTCGGCAAACCGGCAGCAGCAATCTACGCCAGGGGTGGGAGCTACCAGGAAGGCAGCGAGGCGGAAAGCTTCGACCTGCAGAAGCGCTATCTCGAACTTGTCTTAGGTTTTATCGGCCTTCAGGACATTCAGAGCATTGTAATCGAGCCCACTCTAGCTTCTGCCGAAGACGGCAGCCAAGGAGCAGGCTCGCAAGATTGCAGAAAGATTTTGACCTGCACCTCCATGGGCCTAGAGAGAAGGCGAAGATAATCAGGCCTACGGGAAAGCCCGAGGATGCTGACTGTGAGGCGTACTTCAGTTGTACGCCTCCCAAGACAGATCACAAACCATACTGATTTCTTGCCAGATGGGCAATGCCGATCTCTTCCAGGCGGCTCATTGGTGTGAGCATGGAGATGTGCACGATCCCAGGCAGTCGGCCGATTTCGATGCCACCGGT
This genomic window from Deltaproteobacteria bacterium contains:
- a CDS encoding NAD(P)H-dependent oxidoreductase; this translates as MGILLYIEASPRKERSSSIEVARSFIDEYQRTHSADIVDTLDLWNTTLPEFDGDVVEAKYLILHGEQVADSQRRAWAEVEQVISRFTGADKYLFSLPMWNFGIPYKLKHYFDVLVQPTYTFNFSPQEGYHGLVVGKPAAAIYARGGSYQEGSEAESFDLQKRYLELVLGFIGLQDIQSIVIEPTLASAEDGSQGAGSQDCRKILTCTSMGLERRRR
- a CDS encoding sulfite exporter TauE/SafE family protein; protein product: MTSSTETLYFVLLSTGFAVGLGHCIGMCGPIAVSLSLTLRGRNVLPAHLLYSAGRVTTYTLLGGLMGVTGSFTAVTSRIAGMQKGVMIFAGVVIVVMGLAMAGWLPGGRIFADYDGGSEVFSSVLRKSLASRSLFACLPLGLVLGLLPCGPVYTALITAARAGMEAHTTIGGAVVGGGLMFAFGLGTVPALLLVGKLADLGWLRKRRMIYSFSS